atataaaaatccgactagaacaacactaccccgtatatattgaacttgaaattttatacgtatcgttagtttgattaatgcttaaattgaaaagtgctgctagaatcctatgttgtgtgttgttttgatgaaatttgccgttttccgtgcaaaccatataaaagttgggaaggttttacgagaaccggataaataacttttttataaggaaaaacataggattctagcagcagttttgattaaactgagatgttttgctttcacttgatatgtttattttattttttaaaccgcggggtagtgttgttctatctcattttatgttaaggaatatacgttagctatttatagttgtcacgtgataatgcaccaatttGGCAGttatgtactacccgattttattgcactgacatctattttaaaggataataccaagtttttgatcttattcaaaataattatttaatttcacgattttgaatataacagtcaaaataagacgctaaattgcccatatgcttccttaacacccccgcgtcgttactattcttgagatatctgagaaagaatgttttaggggccggtcccttatctccttattggggccgctgaaccaaatttctTAGGTTGCATAgtgtaaagtacatcattttgagcatcttttcttttatactgcatttcaaaatatttttccgttttgagatataggtggtcaaagttttggacctctgacccctaaaaatccctaattacgtaatatatgagaAAAttgttatactgcttggctttatatctgtaagataaacatatttgcttctataatttattacaaaatatccctcggtaaagagtaatgggtaaaagactttagagccctctagaaccctaatttgaggggccagacccttttttctgatatcagcagaaaggtcttgtaaatataaactttttttacattacatgttttaacaaaatattttccagaaaagagataaagagagaaaagcacaaaaattcacgacgcttttttaatgtccattttcgagccatagcgagctttggcgtcAGTAGtgttaaacatacaaaacaacaatcatgcaaaacttcaatctttcctttacctaccgtaaaaatttgagcttaatatctcttatactttaggagaacaacagaagacaaaatacccatataaaaattagaaaaatctcaatatctcaaaaacggatgtgacgtcatcaatacaaaaaatttccaatcaagttcagaccactatctatcacatcctaaaatttgattgagatcggccgagccgtttctgagaaatcgcgtgcacaaaaaaaggaagaaaaaaaataataataataatagggaaaaagaaaccgaagaataacaagaaggtcttccgttggaaacggaagaccttaataagaagaagaatagggaaaaagaaacaaagcaataacaataaggtcttccgtttccaacggaagaccttaataagaataaATCAAGAGTAGATGAGACTCGGACTTACAAAACAGGACAgtaaagaataataaaattgtCTTACCGTGACTGGTTAGATAGATCCAAAAATCCAAAGTCTTTTAAAGAAGGTACAAATCCTGGTCGCTGGCGCCAATCAGCCCGTATAACACTACCACGCGTATCTTACGTAAGTAGTGCACACGTTAAGTAAAAGTCTTAAgtgatcgtatagtggttttattCGGCAAAAAGCAAACTAAATACACAGTCCCAATTCGGGGAAGTCAGAGAGAGATGTTGAGAGTTCGAAAGAGCGTCGGAATTAACCTAACTTGCGAGAAGTTGGAAGTTTTATACTATTTGGGGAAAACAACTATCAAAGTAATACAAGTGTTCATTGGGTGTTGAAAAGCCCATTAAGAGGGCGCCACCACCTTGTTACTATGATGCTCCAAGATGGCGTCAAGCTGGTCAGTCAAGAACCCGCCCCTAATCAGTGTACTTAGGGTCAACCAAGGTCGCGACAGATATTTACTAGGGGGTGGGTCACTGTATCGTGACCAATTACTGTCATCTACATGAACCGATCAAACGACTAATTGACTTCAATTAGCAGATTGATGTATGTAATTGTTTGGTTTACATCAAACTTTACCCCCTCAGGATATTTGTGTACTAATCGGGAACATAATGTCCAAATTGGAGACATACTGACCAGCAAGGATTTAATTACGGTCATTAAAGGATCCTCACCTCAAAACAATATACCccataaatatgtaaacatggtagctattggctctctctctctctgaccttCCTTTAAAGCAATAAAGTCTTTGATGGACACAGAATTATCGTGATTCAATTTACATGgaatatacattaaataaaggTATTTACTTTACGAAAGCATTCTATACTgattctgaaataaaatgataagtcAATTCACAATAGTTCAAAGAATAATATGTAACGTCCAATCAGTATAGTCAAAGTTATAGGATACGTAAAATATAAAGTCCAATCACCAGTGTTCGATTATATAATAATAGGTAAATATAAAGTCCAATCACCAGTGTTcgattatataattacatgtaacaagggCTATTTTGTTAcaaggtagggtggggccacaatgaaggatcgaagttttacataggaatatatagaataaatctttaaaaatcttcttctcagaaactaatcggccaggaaagctgacacctgtgtggaagtatcctcaggtagtgtagattcaaagttgtgaaaatcatgacccccggggtacggtggagccacaatgggggattgaagtttaatataggaatatatagagtaaatctttaaaaatcttcttctcagaaactaatcagccaggaaagctgaaacttgtgtgaaggcatcctcaggtagggtagattcatagttgtgaaaatcatgacccccagggatagggtggggccacaattggggatcgaagtttaaaataggaatatatagagtaaatctttaaaaatcttcttctcagaaactaatcagccaggaaagctgaatcttcttcggaagcatcctcaggtagtgttgattcacagttgtgaaaataataacccctgggggtagaatggggccacaatggggggtcgaagtttaacatatgattatatagagtaaatctttaaaaatcttcttctcagaaactaattagccaggaaagctgaaacttgtgtggaagcatcctcaggtagtgtagattcaaatttgtgaaaatcataaccctgggggtaggtttgggccacaatgggaggtcgatgttttacataggaataaacagtgtaaatcttttaaaatcttcttctcagaaactaatcagccaggaaagctgaaacttgtgtgaaagcatcctcaggtagtgtagattcatagttgtgaaaaccatgatccccaggggtagggtggggccacaatggggggtcaaactttaacaaaggaatatatagggtaaatctttaaaaatcttctcagaaactaatcagccagatgtttctttataattgttaacaatttggccccaggacaattctttggcctcccgagaaggttcagagtttgatgtacgtttatatctaatatataaactattgttaaggatcattttgaggactgcaatactcaacatatgatatgactataaaatcatcttgttagaaaagggactaatgattataaacataagaatatccaggggaaaatggattttatttatacaggatctacatgtattattgtacattgtccagatagtttgtactatgactccattaagctgattttatcatacctattgttcctcaggtgagcgatgtggcccatgggcctcttgttatagtAATATTTGCGATTTGCCTGCCTGTAGCCATGATTCGATCTGCTTTCAGCAATCTGAGAACATTCATATTCTTTTTAATAGCATCCCAAATGCTAAGTCTTGTAAACACATTTGCAGAAGATTTGTAAGACGATTATGTCACAAAAGGAGATTTTTGTGTAACTGCAACttactggattttttttttaattacggtGCTCAGCTGTATATAATATAGAGTCTGGAATTATCTGACTTTAGACATATTGTCGTTTGCGAAATAATCTgagggttttaaaataaaagtgcaGATGAAAAGCCGCTCGATGTAACTGCTAGTAATTAATACGATGTACAGCTCTAGATCTCAAATGAAGCTTTCTCACTGTTatggttttagagaaatttAGCAACATCTTGATTGAACTCGATGGCTCTGTTTGTATAAACTGGGTTCCAAACGATAACAAATAAAGAGTCTTGAGGGGACTTAATAGATAAAAGGTAGAAAAATGTTCCATTTTCTGTGTTAGCTCTTAGAGATTTGAGGGTCTTAAACATCGAAATCGACCAATTTAGATCAGAGCCATGCTAAAAGGTTTGCTTTTGATTTCTTTTCTTCTTGTTGCAAGAATTGATGTTTCCAGCGAGTTTCTGGTATATCCTGGAGATGCTTCAGAAATACTGGCAGAAATTGGACAATTAAAGGAAGCTGTTTCCACATTGACCAATCAGGTCAAATCTTCGTGTGGATGTGCGTCCACCCTGGCGCCGCGTTGCCCGGATGGCTGGACTATGTTCGATAAATCCTGTTACTATTTTGGCGTTGTTCCGAAGACCTGGCAAGACGCCGAGGTCGCCTGCGAGAGACTGAGCGGACATCTTGCAGCGGTTCACTCCGCTGAAGAGGAGAAATTCATCCTGGATTACGTCAAACGTGAGAGGAATGATCTCGTGGATTTGTCGCATGGTTACACTTGGATTGGTGGCCACGATTTCTTGGTAGAAAGCAAGTGGATGTGGATCACCGACGAATATTTCAATTATACAAACTGGAGAGCGGGAAACCCGAACAATGGCAATGGCGGAAACGAGGACTGCCTCGACATCAGTGGTGACGGTTGGAACGATAACGTCTGCTCCAGTAGACTGAACTACGTCTGCGAGCGGAAAACGTTCTATTGACGTAGTACATATAAACCTTTTAATGGTCCAAATAGCACTTGAATTTATTGACTATTGAAGGAGATTGTATTATTGATACATAAAATATGAAAGTTGTTCAACGTTTTCATGGACTTTTGATGAAAATGAGTTACAGTGTAGGGGTCATTAAAGAGACGTTTGTTTGCTATTTTAGGCATCAACGTCATtggaatatttttacttttgttaaaatatgtttattttaatgtacaaaACGATAAATGTGTTTTTAGAAATGACTTATAATtacttttaccttttttttcatCGGATTGAAAACTTTACGAAAACTGTCACTTCATTTTCAGATTGAATTAACATATCTTACATCATACATGACATATTTTTAGAATGGATAcggtaaaataaatgtatttattaccAACAAAATAAATGGAATACACCGTACATGCATATTATCCCAACTTTACAGCATGACCATTAGATAACATAACAATGTATCTCTCAATTCTGTAATCTATTTGGAATGTGTTGATGTAGAATTATGGCAAAGTTAacgttgttttgatttttgtatatatataccggtactccttataaacaaaacaaaatatattttgatctGGCATTTAAGAAAGTGATAGGTGTTTTTCAAGAATGGGTGGGGGGGGTTTATTTCTGATTATACTAATCTTTGCAAATCTCTGGTGgaaggagggggaggggggttggtTGGTTGAGATGATTGGCGATTTAAAGGgtaggcaaatcgccaatgttactataaatagcacatttttaaaagtaaacaaaaaaccaaacagcgtcagaATAAAAGCTTCCACTATTCCAAACAGTTTCATAGAGGgttattttttgtcaataattatttgggggttttttaacgaaaattttTTAGCGAGGagtgtttgttttgttgttgtttactTATTCCTCATCAATTACGTGTTTTAAAGGCAAGACTATGATTTttgacacatacaatgcgcataaGTTTTCACCatgaacaattttacaaaacattagTAAGTTTCGGCTGCACATCAAagaaatatgagagagagagagagagagagagagagagagagagtcagtcAGTGTGAATGCATCGAAATAGTCCAGCTCTCTGAACTTCAGCACTTTGATTATTTCTCGGGTATATCAACTTGAGATTGATCTTTCTTTTCTTGGTTCCGATTATCGCCTTAATTTCTAATCGccataacatttaattttggtataCTAGATCTTTTCACACTGAGAGGACTTGGTGATGCACAGAGCAGTGATTTACCTATGTACAAACAATCGAGTCTATGTACAAACAATCGAGTCTATGTACAAACAATCGAGTCTATGTACAAACACTCGAGTCTATGTACAAACAATCGAGTTCTGACATATTCTCTTTCTCATTTGACAAAAATGCATGTTGTAAAATGGCGATATTAAACAATggttatatttgaataaatagttatttttgtttggcataaaaaaattatatttttctttaattccgCCTCACTCActgtcatgtacatgtaggcgcAAAGGAATGGAAATGTGTACTCTTTGTAAAGGTTTCTGATCGCAGTCATTACATAACTTCTAAgtccaatttttttcttactatGTCAGTTATAAAACTAAAGTATTATATTCGTAGACGGTAACCACTATCACGTAACACTCCAATCGTTACAGCGAAGTAAACAAATTcatataccaaatttcatagtttgttgggggggggggggggggctgccccttcaccctcccccactttttctcgcagcaactaattttataaaatttacatattaaaaattgaattatcctGGAGTTGTCCCCcaccacttttttgggagtatgtaaaaaattggaatgaaaatgaagaaatgaaGTGTGAAATTGGAAGTTATAGAtattctacccccccccccccctcccaccccataggattttaaagaattttgggAAGTTGCctttattccccccccccccccccctttttttcttgtcaagattttttggatgagtgtctgcccccccccccccccccactttcaaaatcgatgctacgtgcttggaaTCGTCTTTATTTTAAACAGCTGCCctgtataattttaatttgtatgtaTCATTTCTTGAATTCCACAAGATACACAGGGGCGGATGCAGAAATTTACAAGGggtgccattttttttttttactgacagTCAGGTAATTTGAGGGCACGCAATAAATTGAGGGAAGGGAGTGTCAGACAACGAAAACAAATGGTtttagtatttttattaaagttgaaataagaaaagaaagaagtagataaattttgtttttgaaaaatggaAAGGGTCAATACTGTTGATACGTGTTTGTAGAGGTCCCcgatataaatgaataaatcaattatCTGGGGGTCCAGGGGCCGGACGAAGCCCCCGAAAGCTCTtagatttattatttaataagacattttaaaagctaaatGAAGCTGAACaaataattta
This genomic window from Crassostrea angulata isolate pt1a10 chromosome 8, ASM2561291v2, whole genome shotgun sequence contains:
- the LOC128159062 gene encoding perlucin-like — translated: MLKGLLLISFLLVARIDVSSEFLVYPGDASEILAEIGQLKEAVSTLTNQVKSSCGCASTLAPRCPDGWTMFDKSCYYFGVVPKTWQDAEVACERLSGHLAAVHSAEEEKFILDYVKRERNDLVDLSHGYTWIGGHDFLVESKWMWITDEYFNYTNWRAGNPNNGNGGNEDCLDISGDGWNDNVCSSRLNYVCERKTFY